One Aegilops tauschii subsp. strangulata cultivar AL8/78 chromosome 2, Aet v6.0, whole genome shotgun sequence genomic window, GTCAATCCTAACTCGAACCAGATTTCCTTTGCTCGAGAGCAGGTAAATAAACAGTGCTGGATATCTTCCACCCCTATGTTGCATATGGGGCACTGAGCACTCGTTGGAATGTGTCGCGATGCTAGAACACCAAAACAGGGCAGAACACCTTTCAATACTTTCCAAACAAAATGTTTTACCTTCCCAGGTACATATAGGTGCCAAGCCGATTTCCAGATAGGGTTAATATGCATACATCCTTGACCATCCTGCCGATTCCAGTGCTTTCCAAACTGGTGTTGGAATTACCTCAGCCATGGCCTCATGGAAGCTCGTGAGTTCGAGTCCCACACCATCAATTATTATTTTCAGCCAGGCGCAGCTACATTTAAATTTGGGCTAGCGGTGGGCGGGGGGTCCAAGTGGGAGCGTTGATTGTAGGCTTGTAACCCAGCTGGACTAAGGCGGGAACCTGGCCCAATCAGGCATGTACGAAACTTGCTCATGCTGGAGCACTTACGATGGCCAGCCGGATGATGATGGATGGTAAAGAGTGACCTACGAAAATTATTGGCCCGACAAAAAGGGCAGGCCATCTGTAGCACTGCGGAGGGCCCAAGTGGGAGCGTTGATTGTAGCCCAGCTGAACCGAATCGGGGACCTGGCCCAATCGAGCGATGTACGAAACTTGCTCATGCGGGAGCACCAACGATGGCCAGCCAGACGATGGTAAAGAGCGGCGTACGAAAATTATTGGCTGGGCAAAAAGGGCAGGCCACCTGTAGCACGGCGGGGGGCCCAAGTGGGAGCGTTGATTGTAGCCTTGATTGTAGCCCAGCTGGACCGAGGCGGGGACCTGGCCCAATCGAGCGATGTACGAAATTTGCTCATGCGGGAGCACCAACAATGGCCAGCCGGACGATGGTAAAGAGCGACGTACGAAAATTATTGGCTGGGCAAAAAGGGCAGGCCACCTGTAGCACGGCGGGGGGCCCAAGTGGGAGCGTTGATTGTAGCCTTGATTGTAGCCCAGCTGGACCGAGGCGGGGACCTGGCCCAATCGAGCGATGTACGAAATTTGCTCATGCGGGAGCACCAACGATGGCCAGCCGGACGATGGTAAAGAGCGACGTACGAAAATTATTGGGTGAACAAAAATAAGTGAAGAAACAATCCTTATTTTAAtattaggtatagatatagatatggaTAAGCAATTAGTTGCGTTATTTGGGTGTCTCCACATTGGTTAGATTTTTCATTCAGAGAAAACCAACATCCATATTATTTTTTATAATGTTGTAATATTAACAAAAAAACTCGTAAATGCTTTTACTTATAAATCTCATGGTACAGGTTCGTAATTCTTATACAAATCgtaaaaatgacaaatgaagatGTTACATGTGGGCAGGCCATTGTTTTACTAGAAGAAAACATGGTAAAAAATAGAGAAATGTTAAAATCCCCCCTCCGCTCGTAATGTAATCGGTAACCCGCCCTTGTAATGATACCGGTTCACCGGACGGCGTAGCAAATTTTAAAATGTTAGGAAAAATCTGAAGAAGAAAAACATCTAAGACATTAACACAACattaatgtatgttgtcataaaatTTCATATCAAAATTTGAAACATTTCCCGTGACACAAAAATGACAAACTTGACATCAGTGTGATAACGTGCCAAATCAGAAGCCGAAAATATGTTATGTACTATTTAGTCTCGAATTTATCATTTTTGTTTTCCAGTTATGTTTTTAATTTTCATTTAAAATTTTAATCATTGATATTGCGTGAACGTGttatttttcaaaattttcaaacattTTAAGATATGCCATAGGAGTTCGATGCACTGGTGCGCCACAAGCACCGGTACACGAGAAATCCCCACccaccaccgccaccgccaccctCCGCGTgcacatgcacacaaattttacTGAATATATGAAGTTTCAGTGGTAGTATTCCGTCCacttctttttatttttaatatataTTTGATTGATTTGAAATAAAACTAATGTGTGAAAAAGAAAACGAAAACAACCGAAAAAAACGAAAATGCCATAAATAGGATGCATATGCGATGCGTCTAAGGCGACCGATGGCGTCCATCATGCACGGGCGTAGGCGTGGACGTGGATAAAGATGTCCAGGTCGAGGACGGCGTTCTTACGTAGCTGCCAGCTCGCCGTTCtccagagcacgtaccccgtcgCCATCCGGAACCTCCCCGTGCCGCCCACCACCGACAGCTCCCGCAGTGGCTCGACGATGTTGTCGCGGCCGACGACGGTGAAGGTGCTCCCGGAGTACGGCCCCGCCGTGAGCACAACATTCATGCACAAGAGCAACGCCGGGTCGTGCATGGACGCGAAGACGTACATCCCCTGCGCGCTCCCCACGGGCCTCGACGCCGGGTCCGGCCCCTCCGTGAGCGCGTCGTCGATCACCACCACGTGCCCGAACCGCAGCGGCGGCTCGCCCCCGAACAGCGACGGCCCCGTGCCGTTCACGACCTCGACCGCCGTGGCGCCCGGGCCGGTGAGCACGTCGTGCATGAACAGGCGCATGCGGGCGGGCCGGGCGGATGCCCATTGCCAGGACGCGGAGAGCAGCACCGCGAGCGCCGCCGAAGAGGCCAAGTAGACGAAGACGAAGAGGGTGCTCCTCTGCTTCGACTTTGCAACAGGCATGATTGGCGATGAATTGTTGAGGTGTGCTAcacgtttgttgacgtatatataTAGCACGCACAGATGTGTTGCTCGCTATAAGACGTGTTTGATTTGACCATAAACCTGCTCCACGAGTAATTTGGCAGTTTTACTTTTGACGAATGTGCTTTTGCGCATCACATACATGTGCCTCTTCAAAGCCTCCCTAACTGAGATTTTGGCACTTCTGATCATTACTTTGCGCTAGCAACGCATCCATGCTCTCGTACACGTCGGTGCCCACTCCCTTGTGCTTGCCACTACATATGCCGCGGGTTCCAATTTGTGCCTCGAACTCGCTTCCGCATAGGGATGTCAATTGATAGGGTATGGGCGTGAGTACAATCCTCTTCTACCTAAACTctgctgaaatttgagatgggctctaggcccatgtagcaatttctgaaaaatctctaagggcccatgtagGTTATATGGCACTAGATGTAgcgggaagtttagtcccaccccgaaagtggaagaggagttggacctccttataagggtttttcttctacatgctattggagcttgagaagagaagaggccctcgcgcactcctcctccgcccgcctcggcacgacgcgccgcgggttgcgaaATTGAGCCGAGCTTacacctacgcgcttatttttgccagtcactaacggagagttttctgacagctgggccacgatctgagacgtcggatcgtgggctgtcacggactcggacgtgggtcgagcccacgtctctccacgcggctgcgcctataagtgtgcggtgtctcctcaccctagccgccacgaacagatcacatctgctccacgcgcacgcccaccgtcgttcccttgctgctgctgctgccgctggtgactccatcccgtccgccgcgtacacggtcaacgggagagcaggtctccgaaaccacgcccttctggttcctgtacggggtgaggggcgaataggtttttgggcagcgattacgcgactgctcacttccgatcgtgtacttcctctacgtccgcgtcgccttcatcatcaccatgtccaccgacgccgaacgtgccgccgccgagaaagctgaagctgacaaaaaggccgccgaggacgccgctgctgccaccaaagccgcggcctctgcatggcctactggagggtataactcgtttatcccgctcctactgttttctgttttagccatgctagcgttatacgtagatctttctgcaattagcgtagtatgtgctactttggctgaatatcagtatgcgatcatatgtgtcaatgccatgctagtgatttactcgtggattaatttaatcgagaaattgcctatttactcaacaaACTCATATCCATAAGAACTTTTTATACTCACGCACTTCAATATCCACTAgcaaacatgcccgtgcgttgtaACGGGAGAAAAAACTTACCCCTCAAACACACTGGACGGCATTAGCAAAagtcttttctttttttttgaaacggaggcaaaagttTTGCCTCATCTATTAAATAAGGGAGAATAGAGTTTGTTACAGGTCACCCAATTACACGGCATGCGGACTACTTACGCAAAATTAAAGCCCCTAGCCTTTTTGCACCGGCGACGATCCAAAGGTTGGCCTCTGTAGAGATGGAGGAGAGCAAGATTGTCGGTGGGATGCTCTTATGTTTAAAAACTCTCGCATTACGCTCGTTCCATATTGTCCATGACTTGAGTATGGTGAGGGATGCCTTGGCTTGTCTGTTTGGCATGTCGTCGGTGCAAGTACTCATCCACCAATCTTTAACTGAATCAAAGGAGGGCCAAGCGGAAGTGTCTAGCCCGAGTATGTAGTATTTCCCAATGACCAATGACCAAAGCCTTTGAGAGTAGCCCGAGTATGTAGTATTTCTCTTGGAATTTTTCATGATGCTATACCAAGCAACATGATAACTGGTGTTGTACAAAAACATAAAGGTAGGATATTTTTTAAATGTACTCAAGGTGTTTACAATTCATTATACAACATAAATATCTACCTAGTTGCCGACATATGTTTACGCCTTTGTTGTCGTTTCTCCTTAGTGATGCCAACAAATATTCATTATAATGCAAATAGCAACTATATTTTAGTATTCAATGATAGCATGTGCATAAGAGCATTATTTTTGTGTCATTGATATATGTGTTTGCAACTGTAATCCAAATCAAGACTTAATTTAGTTGCAAACATATTAGACAGCTCCAGTGAAAACAATTAATCTGTAAGGACATGCATGCCAAATTTTCAAGGTTGCATATCAACATCGATATTCTTAAACAATAAACTATGGACACAATTTCAAACAATATGGAAATGAACGTTAAGCCCCTGGTTTATATAAAGCTTGTATCAGCAGTTTCGTGTACATCACCGTATATAGGATGATTATTGTGCACTGTGCGAAATAGAGATGATGATTATGTACGTGTTGTAATCTTTAACGTATAGTATTGATAGAAATCAACATCTCATATATAATAATTTTTGTGAGAACATCAAATAATCGTATTTACTCCATTCAAATGAGTTGGAAACATATATAATAGACATTTTCAAAATACCACATATAAAGAAGGTATTAAACTATTAATTAAGGTTGCACCCAAAGCATAATTTAAAAATGATTAACATGCAAGATAATGGCATATCTGGAATCTACATATTTTTTGTGGCATTTCCATATATAATATGTTAAATTTAAAGTTagggtttaaaagatatgaatatTTTGAAAAGCATTTTGAATCtgccaaagaaaaagaaaataaaaagtaaAACAGAGTAGCTGGGCCAAATAGAACAG contains:
- the LOC109784446 gene encoding dirigent protein 1, whose protein sequence is MPVAKSKQRSTLFVFVYLASSAALAVLLSASWQWASARPARMRLFMHDVLTGPGATAVEVVNGTGPSLFGGEPPLRFGHVVVIDDALTEGPDPASRPVGSAQGMYVFASMHDPALLLCMNVVLTAGPYSGSTFTVVGRDNIVEPLRELSVVGGTGRFRMATGYVLWRTASWQLRKNAVLDLDIFIHVHAYARA